The Atribacter laminatus genome contains the following window.
TTTATTTCCTCTCCACTGGTGGGAGAGGATGAAGGTGAGGGGGAACCCTAATTATCTCTAACTGGTTTAGCCTAAAAACACCAAACCTGGATCTCAACCCAGTATTTTCACCCTCAGCCTCACCTTCTCCCATCAAGGGAGAAGGAACTCTGACTCGTCATTGCGAGGAACGAAGTGACGTGGCAATCTCATGAGTTCAATCTTTTTTATTCCTCTTTTTAGAGAAATGAAGTTTAAGAAGGATTCGTTTCTTCCGGTTCTTTCAAATCCCCCTTACCTCCTTTTATAAAGATGGAAGCTTTTTTTCATGGGTTTCTCGCCACCAAAGCTCATCAAAACTTAGTATTTTATTCGACTCACGATTCACGATTTTGAGAATGAGATTGCCAAACAGTCCAACCAAAGAACGGTTGTTAATCAAATATTGGTAATTTTGCATTTTTCACCCTCAAATTGGATAGTGGTATGATTAATTTGAAATTCATTCCTTAATACCCTATTAATTTGATCGCGGAGTTGATCCATTTCGTTTAGTGTTTGACAGTTAATCAAAGCATGAAGTTCGGAGTAGCGTTCATTTTCATTCAAAGACCAGACATGAATATGATGGATGTTTTCAACTCCTGGTATTGATTCAAGCCGAGATTTAATCTGAGAAAGATCAATATCGGCTGGTGTCCCTTGCATTAAAATGTGAACAACCTCTCGGAAAATTGTATATCCTTCTTTTAATACATAGGTAATTACAATCAAGCTAAGAACTGGGTCAATGTAAAACCAACCAGTATAATGAATAATAAGTCCTCCAACAATGACAATTACAGATGAAATCGTATCAATAACGATGTGCAAAAAAGTACTTTTAAGGTTCATGCTTTTTTGAGATTCTTTAAATAGCAGAACTGCTGAGAAAAAGTTTCCGAGAAGACCAATAAAAGCAACTGGAAGCATGATTATTGAACTCACTTCTTGAGGGTGAATTAATCTTTGTATGGATTCATAAAAAATGTAGACTAAGGTAATAAAAAGAAGTATAGAATTGATTAAAGCTGCAATAATCTCTGCCCGCTTAAATCCATAAGTATTTTTTGAAGACTTTTCTCTATTGGCAACTCGAAGAGAAAAAAGACTAATGAACATCGAGGCGGAGTCGCTCAGGTTATGGAGGGCGTCAGAAATTAAAGATAAACTTCCCGACAATATACCACCTATAATTTCGAAGATGGAGATGGTGAGGTTCAAAATTATAGTTATAATCAGTTTATTTTCACTTTTTGATCGTTTAAGGTCGTTCATAAATAATGAGGAATGATGCGGCTTTTAAGCCGCATCATTTTAATCGTGCAAAGAAATTGCTTTTTCGCTTTTCCAAAGTCCATGAATATTACAATAAGATGTAGCGTAAAAAACACCTGGTTTTTCCAGTTTCACTGTGAAACAAGAATAGGGTGAAGTGTAAACTGGTCCTTGGTTGGCACCTTCAGTTGATTCACCGTGAGCGGTATAATCAAAACGAGCTACCTGAAAAGGAAACTTTGCACCTTCTGGAAGAAAATAAATCTCAATCCAACGAATATGGTGTTCAGTGGTATTAGGATGTGGTATTTCTTTTCCTACTGATACTGAATAATTGGCAAAATCTCCTTTTTTTACCGAATCGGGACCGTCAATAACCGGGGAATGTTTCTCTTGTTTCCAATCGGCCGACTGAAATAACTCTCCAAATTCTTTCATGTGATTACCTCCTAAAAAGTCTTAAAGAGCTCTTTTTTTGTGTTACAAACCGGACAATAATTGGGAAGCTCTCCTTCAATCGTATACCCACACACTGGACAAATGAATATTTTTTCAACGTCAATATCTTTTCCTTTTTTGGCAGCTTCTTTGGCTTCTTTATACATTTTTTCGTGGACTTTTTCCGTTTCCCAGGCATAATGAGTTGATCGAACCGCACCTTTTTCGTTTTGAAATGAGGCGGTATTGTTGTAAACTGGATACATTTCTTCAACTTCAAAGTTTTCTCCAGCAATTGCCATGTCTAAATTTTTGACACTTTCATTAATATTACCCAACTCCCGAAAATGATTAGTGGCATGGACTTGTTCAGCATAGGCAATTGCTTTAAAAAGTCTTGCTAAATTGTGTTTTCCTTCTTTTTCTGCAACTTCAGCAAAGATGAGATATCTCATATGAGCCTGAGATTCACCCGCAAAAGCATCTTCAAGATTGTGTTGTGTCATTTTACGCATAAAGAAATCCTCCTATTAATTTAATTCTATTAAACATCCAATTAAGCATAAGTATTCCTGATTTCTGGTTATTTTTCAATATTCTCTCATCTACATATAGCTTAAATGGATATATTTGATATAAAAATTACTTTTTTTTGTAATGCTCAGAATCCTTTTTTAATTAAATTTCCGAGCAAGTTATTGGATTTGGTCAATGAAATAATTGACAATAAATTATTGGAAATATGAACCAAGATCGATTAAATGTTAAAATTATTTTAAAGAAAAGCTCACCATAAAGAGAAAGGACCAAGAGAATGAAAACTATAAAAGCTCTTTTCCCAGTATATTGGCAGTTAGTATCCAGTCGAGAAGGTATCATTTTGATCACCGGTATTCTGGCAGTGGTGTTTTACGATACATTTTATCTTCAATTGGTTCGAATTTTTCCTAATTATTCAATGCAGCTTTTTCTTTTAACTGGCATTCTTTGGCTTTTTGTTTTTCCTTCCTTGGTTAATCGTTTTTTTATGAAAATTCCATATCATGAATTGGGAGGAAGTATTGGTTCCATTCGAAACTGGGGGAAATGGTTGCTCTTTTTGCTTGCTCTGGGCATCGGGTGGGCATATATTGTTTCAAGAAATCCATCCTATCGTTCTTTTTACCCCATGTTTCCAGCTGCACGCACTTCAATCGTACAATTTGTATATTACCAATGCATGGTTGCTCTATATATGTATTCTTGGGAATATTTTTGTAGAGGTTTTCTTCTTTTTGGATTAAAAAACAAATGGGGGCGTTATGCTATTCTCATTCAACTGATAATTTTTACCCTTCTTCACCAAGGGAAACCTGAATATTTGGTTTCTATCATTGGTGGTTTGGGAATGGGTATATTTGCTTACGAAGCTGGGACTTTTTTACCGGTATTTCTCCTTCATTTTATTACTGCTTTATTTTTAGATATTTTTTGCGTTATCTAAATTCAAAGTTAAAAGGATAACCAGCAGTATTTTGATATCTCTATTCCAAGTATGATAATTCAATTTGTTCTTGCTCCCTGTAAATTTTTTACCACCACTTAGGTTAATATTTTACAGGAATATTGGGAATAGATAACCAAAAAACTGAAGATAAATATAATGTATCCTCTACTTCTAAGCTCTTCTTGGTGTATGAAGGGGATTGTAACACAGTCTGATTGCGAGGAACGCAGTGTGACGTGGCAATCTCAGCCAACCCCTCTGTCATTCAGGCTGTGTCATAATTATTCTGTAAATTTTTTACCACCTCTTATGTTAATATTTTACAGTAATATTGGGAATAGATAACCAAAAAACTGAAGATAAATAGTATGTATCCTCCACTTTCAAGCTCTTCTTGGTGTATGAAAGGGATTGTGACACAGTCTGATTGCGAGGAACGCAGTGACGTGGCAATCTCATCCAACCCCTCCGTCATTGCGAGGAACGCAGTGACGTGGCAATCTCATCCAACCCCTCCGTCATTGCGAGGAACGCAGTGACGTGGCAATCTCATCTTTTTAAATATTTATAAAGAAAGAACCTAAAAGACGAGATCCTCACGGCCTCTGAATACGAAGCCCCAGGATGACACCTCAGCGTCAGATGGAGATCCTCACGCGGGAAAACACCGCTCAGGATGACCGATTAGAATTCATTCAATGATATTCTCGGGATAGACCCTCATGCTGCTTTCGCAGCACCAAGTGAGGATGAAAATGAGTTACCCCCTCACCCTGACCCTCTTGTACAAAGGGGCGAGGAAAAAAAGAACAAAAGAATTCAGAGTTCCTTCTCCTTTGATGGGAGAAGGTAAGGATGAGGGTTGATTTTTAAACTGTTCACGGTTTACACTTCACAGTTCACGGTATTTTCAGGATAGACCTTCATGCTGCTTTCGCAGCACCAGATGAGGATGAAAATACCTATCTAAATCCGTCATTGCGAGGAGCGTCTTGTGCGACGTGGCAATCTCTACCATCCACTTAGTCATTCTGAGGAGTCCGGTGTTTTTGCCGGACGACGTAAGAATCTCATCATTTAAAGTATTTATGAAGAAAAAACTTAAAAGATGAGATCCTCACGCCCTCAAAAAGCGAGGGCTCAGGATGACCGATTAAAGGCACACCCCCCTTTATCCCCCCTCAATGGGGGAATTTATAAGATGGTATTTTCAGGATAGAACAGCGTTAACTTTACCAGAATTCAAAGTTGAAAAGATTGCTGCATTTTGTATAAGGAATGAATAAAGGGAATTATTGCTATTGGAAAATGTATTAATATTTAATACCTAAATACCGATGCAATGATTGACTTACCTGGAATATTGTCGGCTTTCAAAGCAAAAACTGATCCACTATGTCTTAAAACTTGATTGGCACAAAAATCAAGTAAATCGGTATCACCAGGTTCATTTTTTTCATGAATAATGATTTGGTTGTTATCTGGATTAAAACGCCCCCATTTTTCAATTCCTATGGCAACAAAAAGAGTATCAATTCGTCCGTGATAAGCAGCTGGAATAATATCTTCAAGTTTAATTGACGCGGTTCTTTCGCCTTTTTGAAGGAGGGCTTCACATTTTTCGAGAGCTTCTCTCTGAGCTTGGTAAAAAATTGGTTCGACAATTTTCCAAACTTTTTCATGGAGTTTGTCTTTAGTGAGGTTTTCTGGATTTCCTTCAATTCCTTCTTCCAACAAATAC
Protein-coding sequences here:
- a CDS encoding cation diffusion facilitator family transporter, whose translation is MNDLKRSKSENKLIITIILNLTISIFEIIGGILSGSLSLISDALHNLSDSASMFISLFSLRVANREKSSKNTYGFKRAEIIAALINSILLFITLVYIFYESIQRLIHPQEVSSIIMLPVAFIGLLGNFFSAVLLFKESQKSMNLKSTFLHIVIDTISSVIVIVGGLIIHYTGWFYIDPVLSLIVITYVLKEGYTIFREVVHILMQGTPADIDLSQIKSRLESIPGVENIHHIHVWSLNENERYSELHALINCQTLNEMDQLRDQINRVLRNEFQINHTTIQFEGEKCKITNI
- a CDS encoding class II SORL domain-containing protein — its product is MKEFGELFQSADWKQEKHSPVIDGPDSVKKGDFANYSVSVGKEIPHPNTTEHHIRWIEIYFLPEGAKFPFQVARFDYTAHGESTEGANQGPVYTSPYSCFTVKLEKPGVFYATSYCNIHGLWKSEKAISLHD
- a CDS encoding rubrerythrin family protein, which encodes MRKMTQHNLEDAFAGESQAHMRYLIFAEVAEKEGKHNLARLFKAIAYAEQVHATNHFRELGNINESVKNLDMAIAGENFEVEEMYPVYNNTASFQNEKGAVRSTHYAWETEKVHEKMYKEAKEAAKKGKDIDVEKIFICPVCGYTIEGELPNYCPVCNTKKELFKTF
- a CDS encoding CPBP family glutamic-type intramembrane protease, with translation MKTIKALFPVYWQLVSSREGIILITGILAVVFYDTFYLQLVRIFPNYSMQLFLLTGILWLFVFPSLVNRFFMKIPYHELGGSIGSIRNWGKWLLFLLALGIGWAYIVSRNPSYRSFYPMFPAARTSIVQFVYYQCMVALYMYSWEYFCRGFLLFGLKNKWGRYAILIQLIIFTLLHQGKPEYLVSIIGGLGMGIFAYEAGTFLPVFLLHFITALFLDIFCVI